The sequence CTATCGCGCGTGTACGCGCTCCTGCTCGCTTCACTCGCAGAGGCGGGAACCCTCCTCCGCGTGGTTTATTTTTTCGCTCCCCGCCCCGCTGCGATGTCGAAGAATTTGTCCCAGGTCAGGAAGGGCGCCAGGTCGTGGATGTCGCTCCAGGCCTTATGGTCAAAGCTCGCGTCCAGTTCCTTGCCGGTCTTGGCGGGGTTGGCCTCGATGTGCTTCTGCACGGCCTTCAGGAAATCCCGGGACCGCGCCACGTCCTTTTTTCCACCCACGGGACCATGGCCCGGGATGACCTTCGAATCCTCGGGAAGGAAGGACAGGACCGCGTCCAGGTTGGCGATCATGCCGGCCAGGCTGCCGCCGCCGGTCTGGTCGATGAAGGGCGTGCTTCCGTTGAAGAAAATGTCCCCCATGTGCATCACATGGACGCCGGGAATGCCGATGATCACGTCGCCGTCGGTGTGGCCGGGCCCGAAATGGGCCAGGTGGATTTCGACGCCGTCGAGGTTGATGGCGAGAACGGACCGCACCTTCGGGTCCGCATCGCCGAAGGTGATCTCCGGCAGCCCGCCCCGCTTGGCGGCTTCCAGTTTGGCCTGCGCCACCTCCATCCGTTGGCGCACGTTGGTGTGGGCCACGATGACCTGCACCTGTTTTTCCAGGGCGATGTTTCCGCCCACATGATCGCCGTGGTGGTGGGTGTTGATCAGGTACTTGATGGGCTTGTCCGTGACGGACTTCACGGCCTTGAGCAAGCCCGGCACGAGTCGCTCGAACTGGTCGTCGATGAGGATCGCATTTTTCCCGGTGACGATGAGGCCGATGTTCCCGCCCTCGCCGAAGATGCAATAGACGTTGTCAGCGACCTTTTCGATCCTGTGGGGATCGGGTTTGGGCGCGGCCTCTTGGTGCACATGCCCTGGCGCTGCGGCCAGCAGCGGCGGTCCCGAGAGGGAAACCAGCACCAACGGGAAAGCGGCGAAGGGAAGGGCGCGCATGGAACCTCCGGGATTGGAAGGCGATCCTATCGCGCTTCCATCCCGGGTTCCATCAGGAAAGATGTTTGAACACTCTTAATCGTTGGGGCGTCCGA comes from Holophagaceae bacterium and encodes:
- a CDS encoding MBL fold metallo-hydrolase, with product MRALPFAAFPLVLVSLSGPPLLAAAPGHVHQEAAPKPDPHRIEKVADNVYCIFGEGGNIGLIVTGKNAILIDDQFERLVPGLLKAVKSVTDKPIKYLINTHHHGDHVGGNIALEKQVQVIVAHTNVRQRMEVAQAKLEAAKRGGLPEITFGDADPKVRSVLAINLDGVEIHLAHFGPGHTDGDVIIGIPGVHVMHMGDIFFNGSTPFIDQTGGGSLAGMIANLDAVLSFLPEDSKVIPGHGPVGGKKDVARSRDFLKAVQKHIEANPAKTGKELDASFDHKAWSDIHDLAPFLTWDKFFDIAAGRGAKK